ACGTAAAACTGACAGCTAACCAGAGCATTGGAGATCCAACTCAGGGGGAATAAACATCCGACAGcacaactattagttgtgcgCTCCACAGATTTGACATTTATGGCAAGAGGACAACCTTTACTGAAAGAAAGCCCCGCAGATTCCTGGTTTTTAACTCTGTAGacgaaggtgctctggtcaaatTAGACTGAGCTGAACTCATTACATGCAAAAGCTCTACTTGTGGAAGAAAAGTGACAATCACCCCCGATCTCACAGTTGCCACCATGAAACTGGAGAAGCTATCGCAGGCAGCAAAAGAGTTGAGACTTGGAGCAGAGGCTtgacttccagcaggacagggagccagtttaatggtttagatcaaagcacttccgtgtgttagaacggcccagtcaaagtccgtTATTAAAcgcaattaaaaaaagaaaaaacagccaTTAACGGATGCTCTCTGTTAAATCCTCCAGATTTATTTGCAGGTGACTCAACAAAGGGTCGTCACATTGGGGCAGAGCACAAATACAcgtcaccctttttttttaatttcttggtAAAAGTGGGGAAACATAAATAGCTATCTTTAGATTTCACAATTAAGCGCCACTCTGCGTTGGTCAGTCCCATTAAATCCCAATCAGATGCGTTGGCTTTGGTGTGATTTGAGAAAATGTGAGGAAAGGCTCACGGTGGCACATGTTCTCTATTTAACTTAGAAGAAGTTTGATCATCTAGGTTTTATTTAGCAGAAATGAACAGTTTTAAAccctacatttaaaaaaaatttccagTTTTTGTGCATTTCAAGTAATTGGAGGGAAAGAAATAATGTCCACCGTCCCGTCATGATTAAAGGAAAAACTGAGAGAAGAGGTGAGCTTACTTCACATGTGAGAGGCCCCATGCAGAGCGGTCGAGCTGAGTTGTGGTGGGGGCTTCATGGGAAGCTGTGGCCGCTCTTCGGCGTCTGGGGGCGGGCGGGTAGTACCGGGCCGAGGCGGCGGGACGGAGACCAGACGTTCCTCTGCCGGGGCATCGCTGCGGGGTGGTGGATGGAGggaggctggggggggggggggggggggggggatgaaacACAGCGCACGCCGTCAGCTCACCCCGGGGTGCTCCCCATAAAGACACACACCTTCACATCAGGACCGATCAATGTGTGATTCATCAGCTGTCTGGCGCAGATCTATACCCACAGCAGCGTCGTGTTTCTGATTATTGATGCCGCCCGAGgccgggggaggggggggggggggggtagacaTGAGAGGCAGGTCGGAGCCCATTGATGTGACTTGTCCTCATGGCTGCTGCTGGTGAGGAGACAAGCAGCAGCGATGTGGATCAGCCCGCTCCAAAACATTATTACTCACTGCCTTGCGCTCAATTTCAAAGTctctcccctcctccccccctccagacgcgtttttgtttttttgttgttttttttgtttacatcgAGACAGCCGCATTAACACCCCCGAAGGTACCGCATCGCCCAATGAAATCCACGCACCGCCGCCCCGCTCATCCGGACCTGCGGCGGCAAGTGCGCCGCGCTCTCCTCCGGCCACGGCAGCGCCAGGACCCGCCGGTGCGTTTCTGGGTTACGTAAGGTGATGCGGGgttcatgctaaaaaaaaaatctacgtCCGAGCCGCCGTTTGTCGCTATTTCTCCCCTCCATCATCCTcatccttcttcttcttattcgTCTTTCCCCCTCCCTGATGCATTTCCTCAGGATGGGTCCGCGGCAGCTGACGCCTGCTGTAAATCATATCGCGGTAACAAAAGATGCCTTGCGTTAAACATCTCCCCTCGCCGTCAGCCCCGAGCGATTCCCTTCTCGTTGGGTCGCTGGAGGAAATTCCGCTATTACGAGATTAACCAAgagaggatatatatatatttatatatatataaaaaaaacacacaccctCACCCCTTCTTTGTGGTTTATTGTCCTGTCAAGCGGGCCTCTGCGCCATCGATTCTCACTCAGTGGTCTTTTCAGATGCTaaaaggaggagagggggggtggaggtggtggtggagggggtAGGACAGGGTgggatgaaggaggaggaggaggaggaggaggagggaggggtgtGGTAGGGGCGCCGGAGTGGGTGTGAGAAAACAGACCGCGATCACAACACAAAGGTAGGGAGGGAGAgatgggtggtggtggtggtggtggggggggggggggggggggagggaggggggggggggcgcacaCATGAGAGGCGAGCATCCAGGCTTCAGCAGCGCGAGTGCAGGAGAAGCGTGGCCGCCTCCTGCGCCCCACCAGGCGGCACGCACGCTTccagtgtccccccccccctccctgcgCTCCCCGCGCTTCAACGGCGCGTTCCTTCACACGGCTCGCAGGCGGGGTTTTTTAAATCGccttttattgatttttctttcaaatcCACTTAACGACGTTCaaaccttggaaaaaaaaaaaaaaagcaggagggGAACATGACGTGTAATCTATGTAAAAGTTAAGGATTTCTACCCCTGAAAGGATGGAAAATTAGATGAACAGATTCACGCTTTTAGGAATATTTTTTAAGACACATTCCTTACATCCcactcttgttttgtttttttgtttttttttattgtgtgtttattttatttattttgccctgttatgtttttcttttaattcaaGATTGTAAATGTATCAATatagaaaatgtaacactttgcaaatgccccttgaacttttctgcatcttctcacTTTGCAAACACAAACCTCGTAAGATTTGGATCATTAAGTAGTAACACATTTATATACGTATTGgataactgtttttgttttaactgttttaatttgatttatttatttgcctgcATTAGACCAAAACTATCACCGCAATCAGAGCTCaagtcctgtttgtctctgctgGATTTGCAGACAAAGACTAATTTTGTTGCCTATTCTTTGCAAACTAGCTCAAGCTCAGGTAGGCAGGATAGGAAGCGTACATGAACTTAAATCATTTTAGTCCTGCAACATATtctaaattggatttaggtcttgactttgactgggccccTTTTACCAGGTTGAAGGGTTTTAATCCAAGCAATTCTGTTGTCTGCATTTTtatggttgtcctgctggaagcaaagtcttttgcagcctctttcAGGTCTTCCTCCAGGACTGccctgtgtttagctccatGTTCCCATCAACGCTGACCACTTTCCCTCTCCCTGtcgaagaagaaaaaaaaaaaaaaaacccacacagcATGACGATTGGATGCTGTGTTGTTGGTTTTCTCTAGCACAGCATAATCACTTATAGGCCCGAAAGTCAAATTCTAGCCTGACCTGAACAGAGCACATTCTTCCATGTTCTTGCTGAGTCCAGAGCTTAAGGCTGAGTAGAAATGGGACTTCTCATGGCTTTATTCTTTTTATCCTTCTATAAAAAAAGGTTCAGACTTATCTTTCATAACAGATTTGCAGAGCTGAGCTTGGGATCTCTGcacctcctccagagttaccacatgTATTTTTCAGCTGTGCAATACTGCAATTTTTAAATGGTTATAATTTAAGACGTCCAAAGTTGGAGATATTGTTTCAGAACCTCCCTCTGCTCTACGCCGTCTCCCTGACCCGCCTGATGCGTCACCTTTTGTTCTCAAGGTTCTCTGACCGACCTCCGCGGCCTTCAGAGCAGCTGTATCAGATTTTGAAACCCTGTATCCTTTGCCTTCGACCTCTCAGCGCCGCGCTGCTCTGTGTCGGTCTGTGAActgaaatcccaacaaaatacagaTACGTGGGTTTGTATTGTGAGAAGTTGCGATGCGTGAAAACCTCAGGCAGGTGCTGTGgcagggaaaaagaaaacaaaagaacaataaataaaaaaaggaaaatacctTAAAAGTAGAAGAAAGCCATGAAAATGTGAGCGGTCCAAAAGGTAACAGGGCATGGTGTTTATTGTACAATGGCCTCAATGTGAATGAATGGAGTAAAGCACAGTAACAGTGATATACGCAATGACAAATCTCAAGTACTAGTGTTATTTAACAGGAATctttattaataaatcaaacaagGACATATAAAATACACCCCAggagaacagaaaaacaactttttaacgTGTCAGCCCTAACCCCcccgcccacacacacacacatcttctCAGGACTTGGCTGTTTGCTGGGCTTGGCAGCGAAGCAGCATGTAGATCTTCTCTTTGATCCAGTCCTTGTTGTAAGGCTGGTAGGTCTGTGTGTTGGCACGATACCTAAAAGGTAGAACGATAGATTTGAATCTCTCATTTGGTCACACCGTTACAAGACAATGCTGTCCTTTACGTTACAGCAGACAATGCATTTTAACATTAATCAAATCACAGTTTTCTCATGCCTCTAAAGATGACTTACCCTGATTTTGTGATctgaacataaaagaaacagtttTGCTAAAAGGCACGCAAACAGATGCTCTCAATAGGTTAGATTTAGCTGAACAGTTTCATACTAAACTACAAACACCATTAACACAAAAGGAGAGGCTTTATTGAAATAAAGGGGTACACttacaaaatctaaaaatcaatatttctagtatttattttaaacttgatAAATGAGACCATGGTGCTCATCTCCAGCactcattgggtgagaggcgggggtAAACCGGACAGGTTGCCAGCATGCACACAGAATACAACTTAAGGGAAATTTTGAAACCAATTAACCAAACCAGGAGAGAACCCATATATGcacagggagaaaatgctaactTCATGTAGAAAGTCCCCAGCGTCATTTACATCATGACTCAAGTTGAAATGTGTTGCctatttatttcaaatgcaaGTGAATGGACCAGTttatattctaaaaaaaaaaaaaaaattgaatcaGGAAATGTCCATCCTGACCCTCTAAACCTGGAGCGTTCTAAGTGTGACCCGTGGGCCAATTTTCAGCCCTTCTAGTGAAATTGTGCGACATTCTGGTCGGATGAGATCGAAACAGAACCCGTTTTTGGCCGATTTGCTCAactctttatttgtgaaacacGTCGGTGGCAGCATCGTTCTGTGGGggtgcttttctttagcagggacggggaagctggtcagggttgatgggtggagctaaatacagaacaATCCCAGAAGAAGAAcgcctgttagaggctgcaaaagaatTAAGGCGAGGGAGAAAAAGGCCCCTGCTAAGCAGCTCAATGAGCCTAAACCTACTGTACAGTCAGAGCTGCAACAGAACGGCTTAGATCAAAGCAGGTTCCAATaaaaagtccagacctaaacttgACTGAGAATCTGTGATAGATGGAaaggagaaggaaggaaggaaggagttTGAGTTTTGACTTACATCCCCAGGAGTCCCTCCAGCTAattcaaatgttttgaaaaaaactaCAAGAAGCTTACATAACATCATAATCTGGTGTTTCCTATTTTTTGTAAGTCAGAAGTCCTAACGTATGCAAACTGATTGAAGAAAACTGTAATAAATAAGGGTAAACTGTTTGGTTTACCCCTATTTACCTCAATTCTGTCAACCCTCTAGAAATATCACACAAAAGCAACAGATAATCCTCcatttagatcaggggtgtcaaagtcattttggttgaggggccacattcagcttaatctgatctcaagagggccacacgagtaaactcattgcaagattaaatagaactaataaatgtggacttgttgttgatttttatattaaatgaatttcacttttacacaatatattatgaataacttcagcgtttttaagaaaagtatgtgcaatttcaacaatacttttactcagttaaacatttacttaagtgcatcaTGCATaataactgatcacagtgattatacaatgttgaaaaacatttattcacattttttggaacttaaaaacactgtcctgcatgacaaaatacatcaaacagataaaaattaagaaatgatttaaatttttccacacctgaagcttaatctgctaattaaaacacagcgcccctcgtggccaatataggaactgcatattttcaattaaacaaagtacatgttttttttcaataattgttttatcattctcttccttttatctcctctttctttcaccttttccttttttcttcttgttcttcctttcctctcctactttcccattgtagtgtccatatcatttgagatattccccgcatgaatcataataaaactattcacattcataaatcaagcggagcaaaaagcagttctgctccacttgtgaaagtcaaatctgttgagctctttttggcattaagacaacaattcttattgccacattgccagacaggacactgggggggaaaaaaaagaagaagtttttattttttattaatgataatgcatttagccacagggccggactaaattgttcggcgggccgaattcggcccgcgggccgtatgtttgacacccctgatttagagtATCATTAAAGTATCAAAGTATCTTATTCTTTACAACCTGTTATGTTGTCTGAAAAAATGAGGCAGTTTGGAATCAGGCCAAATCATTAAGGCAGTCTGCTGGAAAAGACGACTAACTTTTTGTACAGTAAATGTGGAGAGATTGTTCGTTTTACAATGCTTTCCATTAATTTGACAAACTGAATTAGATTCACAGGATTGAACCGGTACTTCAGACAACTCTGTCGTGTCTCTTCATGAAGTTCCTGAAGTCAGGGTAGCTGAAGTACCAACAGAAGGTCTTCTTTACTATTACTTAATTATGTAAATCCCACATCTATGAAAAACCCAGATCCTTTAGCCAAGCCTTTCCCTTTGTCTGACTTTTTACCAGCAGGCCGCTTAAAAGCTGTGGAGAGCAGAAGTGGATCTTCCCTACCTGACTCTCTTCCTAACACCTActtctctttttaaaattgGTGATCCAACATATTACATTTTACGACTAGTAAAAGCAACACGTGTTTGCACAGGGCCTCACCAAATTTTATCCACAGTCACAGTTTAATCCACCACAAATAATCTCTCCATAGTAAAATGAAGacgtaaaacaaaaacacttggAAGATTCTCTAAACTCCTTTGAGTCCCGAACCGTTCATATCGCATAGCCGTTTTAATATTTGGTCAGGTTAAAGCCACTtactttaattaatttaataacagaataGATGgctctcaatgttttttttgttgttgttgttttaaataaagatttaaactgTGATGTATATTTGTATTCTGCCCAACTGAAGCATAACAACTAATTGAGCTATGTTTCATGGCAGTTACAGCTTCAGGTCTTTCAGAGGGTCTCCGCCTGCTGTACACACATGCAaatggtcattttttttatcgaCATTTGCTCAGGCAGATTGGAAGGACAGCATCTGTGAGCAACATTTGTAAGTCTTAAGAtgtaggtttggactttgactaggccacaaAACACAATCAATGTGTTGTAGCAGGTTTGCAGGTGTGTGTCATACCCAACAATTAACGACGATGGTATAAATAGTGCTGCTTGAAAAGTTCCTATCTTAGGGTATTTTTTAGAACCTAACCCTGGTTCTGGAGAACTTCTCCCACACTGCCTCCACACACCATCCTCGACAACACCGTGTCTACCGTGGATGACTCGTGGTTCCTAGAAAGCAGCCTTTTTAGGGACCTGAGCCTGTCGTCACACATCGACActgaagaaggcccagcagagtcTGGACTTCCTGCGACAACTCAACCTCAGGAGCTGCAGGTCATCGTCTACACCGCCacattcagtctgtcctgtgttcatccatcactgtgtggtttggctcatccaaaCAACAAGGGTCAAGGGTCAGGAAAacttctctgcagaccccacacatcctggacacaaactgtttggACCTTTACCTCCAGCTTGGCGCTACAGAGCGCTGGTTCACAAAAACCAGCCGCCACACAGACAGTTTCTAACCTCAGGCTGTCTCTCTCTACACAAACATGCAATCCTTTATTTCCTTGAAGGTTTAGCTGATTAagatgattctgattctttAAACTTGCTCTCTAAGAATCCTTTGAGGCCTTTTACAGAATTAACAGATTAACTGCATGAGATCCTTATAAGATTTGTTtggaaaaatatagaaaatccTGTAGAAATTCATTGTAATTTACAAAcaccatttttttgttgttgtttataaTTTTCAGtcacaataaatgaataataatatataGAAGAGTTCAAGGGGAATGAATGTTTAAGTTACCATCTCTGTGTACATTTTTTTACTGTCCTTGGAATAACAGCAACATAAAGAGCATTGTTGCTGTGGAGTGTGCAGTACCAGGACTTTTTAGTCTACTCACACCAAACAGCTGAGGTCGGCCAGGTCATCGATGAAGTCAAACAGCTGGCTGATGTCGTACGTTATTGATGGACTGTTGGGGTTCATTCTCTTTAAATGCTCCTCATACATCTTGCAAACACCTGCAGGACAACAACACACTATGGATTAGACTGTTGGAGTGACACTAGCCACATAATCAGGAGTGCCGCCAGGAGTTTGGGGCCACATCACAAAAAATAATCGCC
This Fundulus heteroclitus isolate FHET01 chromosome 19, MU-UCD_Fhet_4.1, whole genome shotgun sequence DNA region includes the following protein-coding sequences:
- the LOC110366550 gene encoding enhancer of rudimentary homolog; its protein translation is MSHTMLLVQPTKRPEGRTYADYESVNECLEGVCKMYEEHLKRMNPNSPSITYDISQLFDFIDDLADLSCLVYRANTQTYQPYNKDWIKEKIYMLLRCQAQQTAKS